The window GTGGCCGCGCGCGCCCGGGAGCTGGTCGACCAGGGCACGCCCGTGGAGGCCGCCTGCCGCATCGTGATCCTGGAGGACCAGCTCGAGGAGGCCCTCCGCGTCAACGAGCGGCTGCGCCACGCCTCCGCGGTCCCCGGCGAGGGCTCCCGCGACTGAGCGGCGCTCCGGCCCGGCTCAGAACAGGGGCAGGGTGACGGTCACGCACTTGCCGCCGCCGGGCTGCAACCGTACGGAGACGTCCTGCGCGAGGCGGCGTACCAGCGGCCAGCCGTATCCGCCGACCAACGGGCGGTCGGGATCGAAAGGGCCGTCGGCGCGGGTGGTGGTCGGGACGGCCGAGCTGGCGTCGCTGACGTGCAGGGTCAGGTGGGCGTCGCCGAGCTGGACGTCGAAGCCGGTGAGGCCGCCACCGTGCCGGATGGCGTTGGTGACCAGTTCCGAGGTGACCAGCAGTACGTCGGCGACGACCACGCTCTCGCCGAGGCCGCCGCCCGCCTCCGCCACGGCGTCCGGGCCGAAGCTGTCGCGCAGCGCGTGCTGGACCAGGTCGCGGGCCTCGCCCGCCGTGGCGGGCACCGCCGCGCCGCGCCGCGCCCCACGACGGCGCGGAGCCGACACGATCCGCGGCGCGTCCCCGGGGCGGCGCAGGACGCCGGGACGGTGGTCGCCCTCGGCGCGGGCGAGGCCCTGCCGGAACTGGATCAGGTCTCCGTCGCCTTCGTCGACTGTCACGGCTGGCCCCCTTGCGTCGGTACGGCTGCTCGGCTCTGCGGTTGCGGTACGGCCTTCTCGTCCCGGACCGGCCCCGGGCCCCCGGCGGAGCTGCCGCCGGGGACCGGGTACCCGCGGACGGCCGGGTTCATTGCTCCCGGGCGACCTGGACGGTGGGCGCCGTCTCGAACGCCGCGAGCGTGCCGGTGACCTCGAAGAGCCGGGAGACGAGGTCGCTCATGGGCCCGGCGATGATCAGGCGCCGCTCCCGCTCGCGGTGATCGCGCAGGGCGCGCAGCAGACTGCCGAGGATGCTGGAGTCGGCGAAGCTGGTCCCGGACAGGTCCACGACCGTCCGGGGCGCCGCCTCGCGCAGCGCCCGGGCCAGCGCGGCGTCCAGGGCGGGTGCGGTGTGCAGGTCCACGTCGCCGTGGACGCCGATGACGAAGGCGGACGGTTCCGCGCTCGTCGTGATGTCCATCCCCGATCTCTCCAGCATGCTCCTTACCTCCTTCTTCACGTGCGCCCGGAACGGCGCGGCCCCCGAGGGGGTGTCCGCGCGGGCCCGGGCCGCGGGCCCGCGGATCTCGCCGGTGGCCGCGGGGACGCACGGTGCGGTTCTCGCGGCCGGGGTTCTTCTCCTGGCGTTCCACGAATCCCACTCCTCGGTTCGGACGGTCCGTTCCGTTCAGCGCTTTTTGCCACGATCCCCCTGTTCAAACGGGCCCCGGCCGCGGACAGGGAATTCCCGGAAGGCGCGGGTTCCCGCTCCGGGAGCGCGCCGGGGAAAGGCCGTCCGCGCCCGGGGAGCCGGCTTCCTGGACCCGGATTCCGGCACGCGGCAAAGGGTTCGGGTCCCGCCCGGTGAAGGGCGCGGCCAGGTCGGTGGCCCCGCCGCCGACCGGCGCGGACACCGGAGCACGGCGGGCCGGCGGCACGGGCCCGGGACCGTCACGCCGGGCCGCCCGTTCCCTCGCGATTCCTCCGCCTCTCCGGGAAGTCGGCAGCGGAATGCGGCACGCCGCACAGGGCGGAGTGGCGGTGCGGCTGACCGCACCGGAGGCGGCGGAAGGAGAATTCCGAGGGGCCGGACGTACCGGATTCCGGCCGGGACGGGCCCACGGGTGTCCCCGGACCGTGTCTCAGGCCTGCCGGGGCTCCTGGCCGACCAGGTACCCGTGGGTCCCGGTGACCGCGAGCAGCTTCTCCAGGCGGGCCGGGCGGTTCTCCAGGCGAAGGAGGCAGTCGGCGGCGCGGGCGCGGCGGCCGAGCATCAGCAGGGCCGCCAGTCCCAGCGCGTCGCAGGTGGTGAGCCCGGCGCACTCCAGCCGCAGCAGCCGGGGGGCGGGGGGCGTCTCCAGATGGCGGGCGACGGCCCGCACCAGGGCGTCGGCGCTCTCGTGGTCGAGGCTGCCGGCGAGCCGCAGGCCGAGGGTGCCGGGGGCGTCCGGCTCGGCGGTGAGGGTCAGGCCGGTGTCGTCGAGGTCGTCCGGAGGGGTCATGCGGGCTTCCGGGGCCGGTCGGGTGCGGGGAGGTCAGGCGGTGGCGAGGGCGGCGCCGCCCCGGCGGAGCAGGCGGGTGGCGCGGGGGAAGTCGCGCAGCGGCTCGCCGAGCAGTTCCAGGGCGGGGGCGAGGGAGCGGGCGGGTACGCCACGCGCGTCGAGGATGCCCGCGGTCCAGGTGAGGAAGCCGGTGAACAGCTCGTCGTCGTCGACGTAGAGGGCGGTGGCGAGGAAGTCGACGATGTGGGCGATGTCCTCGGCGGTGCGTTCCCGCTGGCGTTCGGTGTAGGCGCGCAGGGCGGGGACGCGGTCGGCGAGCCCGTCCACGGTCTCCCGGACCAGCCGGGTCCGGCCGCGGCTGACCAGCGTGTACTCCTGGTCGGCGAGGTGTGGCAGGTCCTCCACCGGCTCGTGCGGGACGGCCGGGGGGACGGCCGGTCCGCCCGCGGCCAGCTCGGCGGCGGCGCGGGCGTCCGGGGCCCAGCCGTCGGCGCCGAGCAGCCGCGCGTACCGCCCGTCGGTGCCGAAGGCGGCTCCGCCCGCGAGGACCGGCACCCCGGCGGCCTGGCAGGCGGTGATGGCGGCGTGCGCCGTGGGCAGCCGGGTGGGGATCGAGGAGGAGAGCGCGACCAGGTCGGGCCCGCTCTGGTGGAGGTGGGCGATGAGGTGCGGGGTGGGGGCCTGGGCGCCGAGGAAGTCGACCCGCCAGCCGCGCAGCCGCAGCGTCTCGGCGAGCAGCCGGGCGGGCAGGGCGTGCCACTCGCCCTCCACGCAGGCCACGGTGATCCTCCCGCGTGCCGCGCGGGGCGGCGGTGAGCGGTGGGCGAGGGCGGCGATGATCCGGTCGTTCACGGCGGTCGCGACGTGTTCCTGGGCGACGGTGAGCCGGTTGGCGGCCCACCCGAGCCCCACCTCCGCCTGGACGGGTCCGATCACGTCGAGCAGCGCCTGCTCGACGGTGAGCCCCTCGTCGAGGGCGGTGAACAGGACACCGGCCGCCGCGTACTCGTCGCCGGCCAGCAGGGCGTCCTGAAGCAGCCCGCGCAACGGCTCGGCCGAGCCGCCGGTCACAGCGGTCGCGACGCCCTGGGGCGTACGTGTCGTCATGCGTCGCCCCTGCCCCCGAGGGCGGTGCTCACCACGCCTGCCGTGGATTTCGGCACGGTGACGGCGACCATGGCCATGTCGTCGTGCTCACCGCCGCCCACCCACTGGGTGGCCAGCATCTGCACGCGTTCGACGACGGCCTCCGCGGGCATCCCGGCGCACTCGGCGAGCGCCTCGCGCAGCCGCTCCTCGCCGAACATCCGGTCGCCGAACGGGCCGCCGCGCGCCTCGGTGACGCCGTCGGTGTAGAGCAGGCAGGTCTCCCCGGCGCGCAGCGTGACCCGGGCGGTGGTGGCCTCGACCTCGGGCAGCGCGCCGACCAGCGAGCCCCGGGTGTCGGCCGCCTCGACGGTGCCGTCGGCGCGGACCAGCAGGGGCGGCGGGTGTCCGGCGCTGGTCAGGTCAAGGCGTACGGCGTCGCCGTCGCGGATCGCGGAGGCGAGGACGAGGGTGGCGAAGCGGGTGTGGTGGGAGCTGAGCAGCGAGTCGTTGAGCATCCGCAGGACGCGCGGGTGGTCGTCGGCCATCGGCAGCAGCGCCTGGAGGGTGTTGCGGATCCTGCCGGTGAGGACGGCGGCGTCCAGGCCCTTGCCGCAGACGTCGCCGAGGACCACCAGCGAGGCCCCGGCCTCGCCCGCCTCGGGGTGGACGTCGTAGAAGTCGCCGCCGACCCGCTCGCCGCGCTCGGAGGCCCGGTAGCCGCCGGCGAACTCGACCCCGCGGATCTGCTCCAGGCGGGGCGGCAGCAGTTCGCGCATGAGCGTCGCGGTGACGGCGGCCTGCTCGGCGTACATCCGGGCGGCGGAGAGGGCGGCTCCGGCGCGGGCGGCGAAGAGGCGGGCGAAGACCTCCTCGGGCTCGGTGAAGCCGCGCTTGCCGTCGCGGCGGAGCAGGATCAGCGCCCCCGCCGGGACGCCGTGGCCCGGCAGCGGGACGACGGCGACCGCGCCGACCGGCCCGCCGAACTCCTCGGGCACCACCCAGTCGGGCAGCGCCTCCGGATCGATCCAGCGCGAGGGGACGGGCGGGAAGCCCTGGAGCGCCTCGGCGAGTCCGGGCAGGTCGGCCGGGTCGAGGGTGAGCAGGGCCCGGGTCGAGCCGCCGCCGTCCACCGCCCGGGCCAGCGGGGTGCGCCGCCCGCCGCCGGAAAGGACCACGACGACGCCGTCGGCGAGGTGGCGGGCGGCGAGCTGCGCGGTCACCTCCATGCAGCGTTCGGTGTTGAGGGTGGCGAGCAGCGCGTTGGAGGCTTCGGCGAGGAAGGCGGTGCGTTCGCGTTCGACGGCGAGCGCGGCCTCGGCGGCGGCCCGCTCGGTGTCGTCGCTCAGCCACCAGACGAGGTGCGGGGTGCCGCCGTCCCGGCCCGGGGCGGGCACGGCGCGGTAGACCCGTTCGCCGACCGGTCCGGAAGCGGGCTCGCCCGCCTCCCCGGTCCGCGGCGCCGGGCCCGCTCCGACCGCCGCCCGGTGTGCCGCGCCCAGCCACCGGGGTACGGCCGCGGAGAGCGGGGCACCGGGGACGGCGGCCGGGAACAGCGCGGCGGCGTGCGCGTTGGCGGTGACGACGGCGCCGGCCATGTCGGCGGCCAGGACCGGCCAGGGGGCGTCGTACCCGGCGCCGGGTAGGGCCGGGTGCCCGGTACGCGCCCGGGGCGCGCCGACGGGGGAACTCCTCGTAGCGTCCACGTGTGCGGGCCCTTCGCTGGAGCCCTGCCACCTTTCCGGTAGATCGACGACGGTCCTCCCCCGGTGCACCATCCCGCAGGACCGGCACGCCCGGCAAGCCGCCCTCGGCTTCGCCCCCGGGCCCGCCGGCGGACGACGAGACGGTGCTCACACTGCCGCCACGCTCCTGAGCGCCCGGACCGCGCGTGGTCGGGGACCACCCCGTCACTCGTGTACGGTGGTGATTACCGACGCGGGGTGGAGCAGCTCGGTAGCTCGCTGGGCTCATAACCCAGAGGTCGCAGGTTCAAATCCTGTCCCCGCTACCAAGATCCGGCCCCCGGGTGCGTACAGCGCCCGGGGGCCGGATGCTTTTCCGGCGCGCGTCCCTGGCCGGGGGACGGGGCGTACGGTCCCGTGGTCGCGGGAGAGGGCGGCCCCGGGGCGGGCGGGGCCCCGGCGGGAGTTCGTTCCCCTCCGTCGAAGAACTCCGCACCTCCCCGTGGGGCCCGGCCCTCGGTCCTCCGCCCGTGCCCGCGCGCGGCGGGACGAGAGCTCCCCCGCCGCCGCTCGTACCGCCCGCGCGCGTGCGAGTGGGACACGGCCCCGGGAGACGGACTCTCGGGCAGCCGTGGCGACCGACCGGAACAGTCTGCGGGAACCGGGCAGAAACTGGAACCATTTTCTGGAATCCGTTTCTGGTAAGGGTGTTCTAGGCTGACGCTCACCGCTTTCGCCCGCCGCGCCCCGCGCCGCCCCACCCCGAGGACACCTCACCCGATGAGCCCGAAGCAGCAGCGCGGCGCGGCCACCGTCGAACGGGCCCTGGCGGCCGCCCTGTCCGTCTACGCGCGGGAGGGCGAGCAGGGCCTCACCGTCGGCGCGATCACCCGGGCGGGCGCCCTCAGCCCGGGAAGCCTCTACCACCACTTCGGCAACCTCGACGGGCTCGTCCACGCCCTCGTGCAGCGGTGGCTGGAGCGTCTGCTCGCCCCGCTGGCCACCGCCCTGCTGGAGGCGGACTCCGCGCGGGACGGCGTCCGCGCCGCCGTCCGCGCCTACCTCGGCTTCGTCCGGGAACACCCCGACGCCGCCCGCCTCCTGCACTCCGCCACCGCCGACCGCCACGGCATGGCCCACGCCCGCGAGCTCCGCGACGCCCAGGAGGCCCGCCTCTCCCCGCTCGCCGCCTGGCTCCAGCACCACGTCGCCACCGGCGAACTGGCCGCGCTCCCCCCCTCGCTGCTCGAATCGCTGATCCTCGGCCCGGTCGTCGCCACCGCCCGCCGGCACCTCACCCTCGGCGACACCGACCTCGACGAGGCCGCCCGCGAACTCCCGGACCGGATCTGGGCGGCGGTGCGCGGATAGGCGTCCCGGCCCCGGGCGGGCACGGCACCGCGGCCCGCATCACCATTCCCCTTGAGCACACCAAGAGTTCCCCAAGGGGAATTTTCCGCCAATTATCGCGCCACGTTCGCCACCGCACCCGCCGACCGCGTTCCGCGCACCAGGAACACCGCCCGGCCCCATCCACACCTCGACGACCGGATCGCGCCCACGACCTGGCGGAATCGAGCGACCCACGGGTCGCCACCCTGGCCCTCTTCGAACTCAAGAAGCAATCACCCACGCTCATTTGTGCGAAATCCGCGGTGAATGCAAGAAGGTGCGACCCACTCCACCAGAACTAAAGAGCGAGTAAAGGGCCACCCGGATCGCCTTTTCTCATCGGGCCCGCTCGGCAATCGCTTTACGCTGTTGGCGTTCGGTCGGCACCGGGCCGGGTCCGGAGAGGAGGCACCGTGCGAACCGCCCTCGGTCGTGTCGTCGGCGCCCTCCTCGCCGGCCTCCTCCTGGCTCTCCCGTTCACCGGAACGGCGCCCGCTCCATCCGAGAACGGCGCCCGGAGCCACGCCCCCGCCGCGCCACAGGACGCACCGGCCGGGGCGGTGTGGGCCGTGGAGCCCGCCCAGGCCACCTGCGTCCCCCCTGAACGCTCCGGCGAGATCGGCGCCCTGCGCCACTCCCGCGACCGGCACCGGACCTCGGCCGGCGCCCCCGGCGACGGGCCCTGCCGCACCGCCCTGCCGGACGCCACCGCCGCCACGCACGGGACCGCCGGCCGCGCGGCGCCCTCCGGCGCCACGCACGCGGCGAGAGCCTCCGGCCTCCACGAACCCGCCGCCCTGCAGGTCTTCCGCCGCTGAGCCGATCCCGCGGCACGCCCGGACGCCCCCGTGCGCCCGGCCGTCACCCCCGGGTCCCGGCTCGGGGCCGTGCCGGCACGCCGCCGGCGCCACCCCTCATGTCCGCACCGACGCGCCGCATCCGGCGCGCCAGGAGGAACACTGATGCAGCCGCTCATCGATCACGCCCGCTCGTACCACCGCCGCTCGGCCGAGCGCCCCGAGGAGTTCGCCCGGCTCGCCCAGGGCCAGGCCCCCCAGGTCCTCTTCATCACCTGCTCCGACTCACGGGTCGTCCCCGCCCTGATCACGGGCGCCCGCCCCGGCGAACTCTTCGAGCTGCGCACCGCGGGCAACATCGTCCCGCCGTACGCCTCCCGGCCGCCCACCGGGGAGGCCGCCACCGTCGAGTACGCCGTCGAGGTGCTCGGCGTCGCGGACATCGTCGTCTGCGGCCACTCGCACTGCGGTGCCGTCGGCGCCCTGGTCCGCGGCGACGACCTGACCGCCGTCCCCGCCGTACGCGACTGGTTCGCCCACGCCGCGCCCCGCCCCGAGGGCCCGGCCGGGGACCCGGCCGTCGGCGGCGCCGTGCAGAACCACGTCCTCACCCAGCTCCTGCGGCTCCGCTCCTACCCGTGCGTCGAACGCCGCCTGGCACACGGCACGTTGCGGATGCACGGCTGGTACTACGAAGTGCACACCGGCTCCGTCCTGGCGCACGACGCCCGCGCCGACCTCTTCCGGGCCCTGTGATGCGGGCCGCGGAGAAGGCCCCTCGCTTCCCCCACCTGAGGCAGGACTTCGCCGCCTCCCTCGTCGTCTTCCTGGTCGCCCTGCCGCTCTGCGTCGGCGTCGCCGTGGCTTCCGGTGTCCCTGCCGAACTGGGCCTGGTCACCGGCATCGTGGGCGGCGTCGTCGCCGGCCTGATGCGCGGCAGCAGCCTCCAGGTCTCCGGTCCCGCCGCCGGCCTGACCGTGCTGGTCCTCGAGGCCGTGCAGGACTTCGGCCTGGCCGTCCTCGGCGTGATCGTGCTCGCCGCCGGGCTGCTCCAACTCGCCATGGGACTGCTGAAGCTGGGCCGCTGGTTCCGGGCCGTCTCGGTCTCCGTGGTCGAGGGCATGCTCGCGGGCATCGGCCTCGTCCTGATCGCCGGGCAGCTCTACGCGGCGGCCGGGCTCGCGGCTCCGGCGGCCGGGCTGGACAAGATCCTCCAGTTGCCCGGTGCGCTGGCCGGGTCCCTCACCAGCCCCACCGCGCTCACCTCGCTCGCCCTCGGCGCGGGCACGGTCGTGGTGATGGCCGGCTGGACGCACCTGCCGCGCCGTGCCCGTGCGGTACCGGGAGCGCTGGCCGCCGTACTCCTGGCGACCGCCGTCTCGCTGGTGTTCAGCCTGCCGGTGGCCACCGTGGAGGTGCACGGACTGCTCGGCTCGATCCAGCCGCCCGACGCCGGCGCCTTCGGGCAGGTGGCGAGCCTGAGCCTGCTCGGCACCGTCCTCGCCTTCACCCTGATCGCCTCCGCCGAGAGCCTGTTCAGCGCGGCGGCCGTCGACCGGATGCACGACGGCCCGCGCACCCGGTACGACCAGGAGCTGGTCGCCCAGGGCGCGGGCAACACCGTCTGCGGGCTGCTCGGCGCCCTGCCCATGACGGCCGTCATCGTCCGCAGCTCCGCCAACGTCCAGGCGGGTGCCCGCACCAGGGCCTCCCGCGTCCTGCACGGCGTCTGGCTGCTGCTCTTCGCCGCCCTGCTGCCCGGCGCCCTCGCACTGATCCCGCTGCCCGCCCTCGCCGGCATCCTCGTCCACGCCGGGTGGAAGCTGATCCCGCTGCGCTCCTTCGCCCCGCTGTGGCGCGAGCACCGGGGCGAGGCGGTGATCCTGGCGGTCACGGCCCTCGCCATCGTCACGGTCAACATGTTCGAGGGTGTCCTGATCGGCCTGGCCCTCGCCGTCGCCAAGACCGCCTGGACCGCCTCCCACGTCAGGCTGGAGGTCATGGACAAGGGCGCGGGTCCGGTCCAGGCGTACCTCTCCGGCAACGCCACCTTCCTGCGCCTCCCCAGGATCCTCGACACCCTCGAGTCCCTTCCCCAGGACCGCCCCGTCGCGCTCGACCTCTCCGGTCTCCACCACCTCGACCACGCCTGCCGCACCGCCCTGGAGAACTGGGCGGCCAGGCACAGCGCCTCGGGGACGGACCAGGTCCGGCTGACCGCGGCGGCGGAGACGGACGCGCGGACGGGGGCGTCGCCGGACTGAGCCCCGGACCGCCGGCGGAGACCCACTCACGCCCGCGCCACCCCGACGGACCAGGCCCCCCGGCGCCCGACGGCGCGGGGGCCCGGTCATCCGAATGGCCCTGCCCTGATCGCCGTCCACCAGTGCGAGGACTAGGAAGGCAAGCAGTCCGCGTATGCCTGTGCAGCGGCGCCGCCTGAGACGGCGCTCGGAACGGAAGGCAATCATGACGACGGAATCGGAAGACCTCACGCCCGACATATCGGCCCAGTCCCCCGCGGCCGGCCCGGAGGAACCGACGACGGCCCACCACGCGCCGGACGACACCGCCGGAGGGGAACCGGGCGACGCCCGGCCGAGGCAGCATCCCGCCTCCTCGGGCACGCCGGCGGGCGAGCCCCCGGCCGGCCCCGTCGACGGCCTGGTCAGAACAGCGGTCACGACGCGCTCGGTGCCCGAGATCGTCGACCTGATCCGCCTGCTGGAGCAGTCGCCGAGCGGAGCGGAGGCCGCGGAGGAGATCCTGCGCACCGCCGCCGTGGAGCGCCCCGTGGACGACGTCTCCGACCTGGTCGCCCTGCTCTCCCGGCCACCGCAGCCGGTCGAGCGCGCCGACGAGGCGATCCATCTGGCGGCCGCGCAACGCCCGATCGGCGACGTCAGCCACCTCGTGGCCCTCCTGCACCGGCCGCCCCACGACTCCCACGCCGGAGAGGAGGCGGTGCACGCGGCCGCCACCGGGCTGACCGTCGAAGAACTGGCCGAGCTCATCGACCGGCTGGAGACCGAACACCCGGCGCCGGCCGAGGACGCGTCCCCGCACGCCCGCTCCCTGCCGACGGACTCCCCCGCCGAGGAGCCGACCGACGCCCGCTCCCCCGGCGACGGCTCCGTCCGCGACGCCCGCACGGACGACACCGGCACGACGACGGCACCGGCGACACCGACCATGGACGGCCCGACGGCACGCCCCGCGACCGGTCGGCGCCACCAGTCCTACCGCCCCCGGCAGGCACCGCACGCCACCTCACGCGAACGGCGAACCGCACCCGCGCCGGCCCTCCCTCACTGGCTGCGCTGGACGACCGTCGCCGCGCTGCTCCTCTGCGCGGCGACCCACTTCCCGCTCCAGCGGGCCGGCCTGCCGGCGGGCGCGTACGGGCTGGCGGCGGGCATCGCGGCCCTGTGCCTCCTGCTGGCGGCCGGCATGTTCCTCCGCCGGCTCCTGCCGGTCCTGATCGCCGGCATCACCCTCATGGGCTCCCTGACCGCGGCACATCTGCTCACCCCGGCGACCGGCCCCCAGGCCCTCACCTCCGCCCTGGCGCCCGGCGGCACACCGGCCGTGCTGCCCGCGGCGGTGGCAGGGGTGCTCTCCCTGCTGGCGCTCACGCTCCTGCTCACCCGCAACCGCTCCCGCGACGACCTGCGGACCGAACAGGCCCCCGGCACCCGGGGCCTACGCCCCCTCCCCGACCGGCGGTGACCCCCGCGAACGCCCCACGCACCCGAAAGGCCCAGGTCAGAGCAGATCTGACCTGGGCCTTTCACCTGAGCCCCCTGTCGGATTCGAACCGACGACCTACGCATTACAAGTGCGTTGCTCTGGCCAACTGAGCTAAGGAGGCGTGCCCGTGCAGTGTACCCATCGGCGGGGTCGCGGGCCGCTGGGTTCTGCGGGGGGCGAGGGGGCGTAGGCGGGATCGTTACCGGGGCGGGCGTGATCGTCGGGGGACGGGTACTGACAGGAGCGGCACCGGCGGGGTAGCTTCCAGGGGTCCGCTCCGGTGGACTGGACCAATCGTCGTCGCGGGCCCGGCCCGGGGCGGCGGCCCCGTCGCGGGATCCCCCGTGGCGGTTCACCTTCTTTACTCGGATCGTCCGGCACGTTCCTGCCGGTGAAGGGGGCCTGTCACCATGGCCACGGTTACGTTCGACAAGGCGACGCGCATCTACCCGGGCTCGGAGAAGCCCGCGGTGGACCAGCTGGAGATCGAGATCGCCGACGGGGAGTTCCTCGTCCTGGTCGGTCCCTCCGGCTGCGGGAAGTCCACCTCGCTGCGGATGCTCGCGGGGCTGGAGGACGTCAACGGCGGTGCCATCCGCATCGGCGACCGCGACGTCACCCACCTGCCGCCCAAGGACCGGGACATCGCCATGGTGTTCCAGAACTACGCGCTCTACCCGCACATGACGGTCGCCGACAACATGGGCTTCGCCCTGAAGATCGCCGGCGTCAACAAGAGCGAGATCCGCGCCAAGGTCGAGGAGGCCGCGAAGATCCTCGACCTCACGCCGTACCTGGACCGCAAGCCGAAGGCGCTCTCCGGCGGTCAGCGGCAGCGGGTGGCGATGGGCCGCGCCATCGTGCGGGAGCCGCAGGTCTTCCTCATGGACGAGCCGCTCTCCAACCTCGACGCGAAGCTCCGCGTCTCCACCCGTACCCAGATCGCCTCGCTCCAGCGGCGCCTGGGCATCACCACGGTCTACGTCACCCACGACCAGATCGAGGCCATGACGATGGGCGACCGGGTGGCCGTCCTCAAGGACGGGCTGCTCCAGCAGGTCGACTCGCCGCGCAACATGTACGACAAGCCGGCCAACCTCTTCGTCGCCGGCTTCATCGGTTCGCCCGCGATGAACCTCATCGAGGTGCCGATCACCGACGGCGGCGTGAAGTTCGGCAACTCCGTGGTGCCGGTCGGCCGGGACGCGCTGAAGGCCGCCGCCGACCGCGGCGACACCACCGTCACCGTGGGCGTGCGCCCCGAGCACTTCGACGTGGCCGAGCAGAACGGCGCGGCCGCCGCCGCGCTCACCAAGGAGAGCTCGGACGCCCCGGCCGGCCTCGCCGTGACCGTCAACGTGGTCGAGGAGACCGGCGCCGACGCGTACGTCTTCGGCACCGTGGACCTGGACGGCGGGTCGAAGGACCTGGTCATCCGCGTCAGCAGCCGGGCCGTCCCGGAGAAGGGCTCCACCGTGCACGTCGTCCCGCGCCCGGGCGAGCTGCACCTCTTCGCCACCTCCACCGGCGAGCGCCTCAGCGACTGACCCGAGGCCACCCGCGCCTGAGGCAGGGCCGGTTCCCCCGCATGGCGGGTGGGACCGGCCCTGTCGCCGTTCCCCCACCCGGACGCCTCGCAAACCCCGACAACCGAACCAACCCCCCATGAACCCCCGCACACCCCACGCTTTCCCCATCCTCCGTCAACTTCACACCCGGGAAAACCCGAGCGCCACAACCCGTTAGAGTGACCAAATGTCGCCAAATCATCACTTGCCGCTACTCTCAGGCGCGTGAACCACACCGCTCGCCGCATCGGCCGCTCCCTCGCGCTCGTCCTCCCCGTCGTCCTGGTGCTGTCCGGGACGTTCGCGGTCACCCACGTCAACTGGTCGGGCAATCCGGCCGACTCCGTCCTCACCGCCTCGTCCGAGGACGCCTCCGTCCCCGCCAAGCCCCGCGCCGCGCACGACGTGCTGCGCGACAAGCTGCTCCTGGAGCTCCAGGAGAAGGACCCGGGCGAGGCCCTGACCTCCCTCCAGCGCGCCGTCGACCGCAAGCCCTCGCTCGCCCGGCACTGCGTCTCGCTCGCCCGCGCCCTCGGCAAGGCGGCCGTGAAGACCTACGGCGCCACCCGCGCCCAGTCCTTCGCCCGGCCCGTCTGCGACACCTCCTTCGCCTCCGGCGTCGCCCAGTTCGGGTGACCGCGCCGTCCCCCGCCCCGGCGGCACCCGCTGCGTAGAGTGCCGCCATGACCACCCCCGCCCCGCCCCCGCAGCCGGCTGCCGCCGTCCCGGACCTCCCGCCGGAACGGCCCACGCAGGCGGTCGTCCTCGCCGGCGGGCAGGGCACCCGGCTGCGCCCGTACACCGACGACCGCCCCAAACCGATGGTGGAGATCCCGGGCACGGGCACGCCGATCATCGGGCACCAGCTGGCCTGGCTCGCCGCGGAGGGCGTCACCGACGCCGTGATCTCCTGCGGGCACCTGGCCGGCGTGCTCCAGGAGTGGCTGGACGCCGCCGAGCTGCCACTGCGCACCGTCACCGTCGTCGAGCCGGAACCGCTCGGCCGGGGCGGCGGCCTCAAGTACGCCGCCGCGCACCTCCCGGACCCCGGCGCGCCCTGGTACGCCACCAACGGCGACATCTGGACCCGTTTCCCGCTCGGCGAGATGGCCGCCTTCCACACCGAGCGGGACGCCCTCGCGACCCTCGCGCTGGCCCGGCCGCGCATCC is drawn from Streptomyces diastaticus subsp. diastaticus and contains these coding sequences:
- a CDS encoding SulP family inorganic anion transporter; translation: MRAAEKAPRFPHLRQDFAASLVVFLVALPLCVGVAVASGVPAELGLVTGIVGGVVAGLMRGSSLQVSGPAAGLTVLVLEAVQDFGLAVLGVIVLAAGLLQLAMGLLKLGRWFRAVSVSVVEGMLAGIGLVLIAGQLYAAAGLAAPAAGLDKILQLPGALAGSLTSPTALTSLALGAGTVVVMAGWTHLPRRARAVPGALAAVLLATAVSLVFSLPVATVEVHGLLGSIQPPDAGAFGQVASLSLLGTVLAFTLIASAESLFSAAAVDRMHDGPRTRYDQELVAQGAGNTVCGLLGALPMTAVIVRSSANVQAGARTRASRVLHGVWLLLFAALLPGALALIPLPALAGILVHAGWKLIPLRSFAPLWREHRGEAVILAVTALAIVTVNMFEGVLIGLALAVAKTAWTASHVRLEVMDKGAGPVQAYLSGNATFLRLPRILDTLESLPQDRPVALDLSGLHHLDHACRTALENWAARHSASGTDQVRLTAAAETDARTGASPD
- a CDS encoding ABC transporter ATP-binding protein; this encodes MATVTFDKATRIYPGSEKPAVDQLEIEIADGEFLVLVGPSGCGKSTSLRMLAGLEDVNGGAIRIGDRDVTHLPPKDRDIAMVFQNYALYPHMTVADNMGFALKIAGVNKSEIRAKVEEAAKILDLTPYLDRKPKALSGGQRQRVAMGRAIVREPQVFLMDEPLSNLDAKLRVSTRTQIASLQRRLGITTVYVTHDQIEAMTMGDRVAVLKDGLLQQVDSPRNMYDKPANLFVAGFIGSPAMNLIEVPITDGGVKFGNSVVPVGRDALKAAADRGDTTVTVGVRPEHFDVAEQNGAAAAALTKESSDAPAGLAVTVNVVEETGADAYVFGTVDLDGGSKDLVIRVSSRAVPEKGSTVHVVPRPGELHLFATSTGERLSD
- a CDS encoding nucleotidyltransferase family protein is translated as MTTPAPPPQPAAAVPDLPPERPTQAVVLAGGQGTRLRPYTDDRPKPMVEIPGTGTPIIGHQLAWLAAEGVTDAVISCGHLAGVLQEWLDAAELPLRTVTVVEPEPLGRGGGLKYAAAHLPDPGAPWYATNGDIWTRFPLGEMAAFHTERDALATLALARPRIPWGAVETDAFGHVTDFVEAPPSPFHINAGIYVFAAAFTALLPDRGDHERATFPRLARERRLAGYPLPQGAYWRAIDTAKDLTEAAAELAARPGR